From one Maniola jurtina chromosome 5, ilManJurt1.1, whole genome shotgun sequence genomic stretch:
- the LOC123865159 gene encoding uncharacterized protein LOC123865159 isoform X1 has translation MLFQKMNTQSTGIYHWKWGDIALARVCKKVCAKVQVVKNEDGLFYDEKVLGITVEENGLAVTTELCYYVETVRTKQQLWLPYTCMHLAERSRPFYGYDDKNPVTKPGEQTTPKKRKIIEDHVLPPNKKPIQNKEPDSNQSLEKIQTPCLLRYGSTFREFVRIGKEKVFDDFCKAFCFEKENNTNISGYIENKNVTTEAKFEIDIKNIVTGQEVDNHLHRCWKYDYEQKEFDYNSDYESEKMLFEFRNSSIPLTVHAPWCLVCGDADKLWECINCPSSYHIACRREWLVNIIHRRSPPRNGQTQVTLVEKILSGTRTITSVLKEERAKNIALCPSCIWGPRVGYGDVIWHKLDTCSWWPAKVLTPGAIPTCLLARNHSSHEVALKYYGTLNYSWGDWSKICLFLPKHTGSLEANEKILRQAVLDASDDYIAVYLT, from the exons ATGTTGTTCCAAAAGATGAATACACAATCCACAGGAATATACCATTGGAAATGGGGAGACATTGCCCTAGCTAGAGTTTGCAAAAAAGTTTGCGCAAAAGTACAAGTGGTGAAAAATGAAGATGGACTATTTTATGATGAAAAAG TTCTAGGGATAACAGTTGAAGAGAACGGCTTAGCAGTAACAACTGAGCTCTGCTACTATGTGGAGACAGTGCGCACCAAACAGCAGTTGTGGCTGCCGTACACCTGCATGCATCTAGCTGAGCGCTCCAGGCCTTTCTATGGATATGATGATAAAAATCCTGTGACAAAACCTGGTGAACAGACTACTCCTAAAAAG AGAAAAATCATAGAAGATCACGTACTACCGCCAAACAAGAAACCTATACAAAATAAGGAACCAGATTCTAATCAATCCTTGGAAAAAATACAGACACCTTGCTTACTCAGATATGGAAGTACTTTCAGAGAGTTTGTTAGAATTGGCAAAGAAAAGGTCTTCGATGATTTCTGCAAGGCTTTTTGCTTTGAAAAGGAGAACAACACAAATATATCAGGTTATATTGAGAATAAAAACGTGACTACAGAGGCTAAATTCGaaattgatattaaaaatattgtgacTGGGCAAGAAGTTGACAATCACCTACATCGGTGCTGGAAGTATGATTATGAACAGAAAGAATTTGATTATAATAGTGACTATGAATCTGAGAAAATG ctATTTGAGTTTAGGAACAGCAGTATACCTCTGACTGTGCATGCACCGTGGTGCTTGGTGTGTGGTGACGCGGACAAGTTGTGGGAGTGTATCAACTGTCCTTCTTCCTACCATATTGCATGCAGGAGGGAATGGCTTGTCAATATTATAC ACCGTAGAAGTCCGCCCAGAAATGGCCAAACACAAGTGACGTTAGTAGAGAAAATTCTGTCAGGTACCAGAACAATCACATCTGTCCTCAAGGAAGAGAGGGCAAAAAATATCGCACTGTGCCCTAGTTGCATTTGGGGACCCCGAGTTGG CTATGGCGATGTGATTTGGCATAAACTGGACACTTGCTCGTGGTGGCCCGCCAAAGTGCTTACTCCGGGTGCAATACCTACTTGTCTTCTGGCCAGAAACCACTCTTCCCACGAAGTGGCACTCAAGTATTACG GTACATTGAACTACTCTTGGGGCGATTGGAGTAAAATTTGTCTATTTCTACCGAAACACACAGGATCTTTAGAAGCTAACGAGAAAATCCTTCGCCAAGCAGTGTTAGATGCTAGTGACGACTACATTGCCGTCTACCTTacataa
- the LOC123865159 gene encoding uncharacterized protein LOC123865159 isoform X2 gives MNTQSTGIYHWKWGDIALARVCKKVCAKVQVVKNEDGLFYDEKVLGITVEENGLAVTTELCYYVETVRTKQQLWLPYTCMHLAERSRPFYGYDDKNPVTKPGEQTTPKKRKIIEDHVLPPNKKPIQNKEPDSNQSLEKIQTPCLLRYGSTFREFVRIGKEKVFDDFCKAFCFEKENNTNISGYIENKNVTTEAKFEIDIKNIVTGQEVDNHLHRCWKYDYEQKEFDYNSDYESEKMLFEFRNSSIPLTVHAPWCLVCGDADKLWECINCPSSYHIACRREWLVNIIHRRSPPRNGQTQVTLVEKILSGTRTITSVLKEERAKNIALCPSCIWGPRVGYGDVIWHKLDTCSWWPAKVLTPGAIPTCLLARNHSSHEVALKYYGTLNYSWGDWSKICLFLPKHTGSLEANEKILRQAVLDASDDYIAVYLT, from the exons ATGAATACACAATCCACAGGAATATACCATTGGAAATGGGGAGACATTGCCCTAGCTAGAGTTTGCAAAAAAGTTTGCGCAAAAGTACAAGTGGTGAAAAATGAAGATGGACTATTTTATGATGAAAAAG TTCTAGGGATAACAGTTGAAGAGAACGGCTTAGCAGTAACAACTGAGCTCTGCTACTATGTGGAGACAGTGCGCACCAAACAGCAGTTGTGGCTGCCGTACACCTGCATGCATCTAGCTGAGCGCTCCAGGCCTTTCTATGGATATGATGATAAAAATCCTGTGACAAAACCTGGTGAACAGACTACTCCTAAAAAG AGAAAAATCATAGAAGATCACGTACTACCGCCAAACAAGAAACCTATACAAAATAAGGAACCAGATTCTAATCAATCCTTGGAAAAAATACAGACACCTTGCTTACTCAGATATGGAAGTACTTTCAGAGAGTTTGTTAGAATTGGCAAAGAAAAGGTCTTCGATGATTTCTGCAAGGCTTTTTGCTTTGAAAAGGAGAACAACACAAATATATCAGGTTATATTGAGAATAAAAACGTGACTACAGAGGCTAAATTCGaaattgatattaaaaatattgtgacTGGGCAAGAAGTTGACAATCACCTACATCGGTGCTGGAAGTATGATTATGAACAGAAAGAATTTGATTATAATAGTGACTATGAATCTGAGAAAATG ctATTTGAGTTTAGGAACAGCAGTATACCTCTGACTGTGCATGCACCGTGGTGCTTGGTGTGTGGTGACGCGGACAAGTTGTGGGAGTGTATCAACTGTCCTTCTTCCTACCATATTGCATGCAGGAGGGAATGGCTTGTCAATATTATAC ACCGTAGAAGTCCGCCCAGAAATGGCCAAACACAAGTGACGTTAGTAGAGAAAATTCTGTCAGGTACCAGAACAATCACATCTGTCCTCAAGGAAGAGAGGGCAAAAAATATCGCACTGTGCCCTAGTTGCATTTGGGGACCCCGAGTTGG CTATGGCGATGTGATTTGGCATAAACTGGACACTTGCTCGTGGTGGCCCGCCAAAGTGCTTACTCCGGGTGCAATACCTACTTGTCTTCTGGCCAGAAACCACTCTTCCCACGAAGTGGCACTCAAGTATTACG GTACATTGAACTACTCTTGGGGCGATTGGAGTAAAATTTGTCTATTTCTACCGAAACACACAGGATCTTTAGAAGCTAACGAGAAAATCCTTCGCCAAGCAGTGTTAGATGCTAGTGACGACTACATTGCCGTCTACCTTacataa